The Puniceicoccus vermicola DNA segment GATACTGGCCGTTTTTCCCCAGTTTCACCCAATCGAGAGCAATTTGAAGGGCCATGTCATTCCGGGCCGTTCCTCGCTGATGCGATGGGGCCATCGTCCAGTGAGGAATGGTCCATTCTCCACTCTCGGTGGTGAGAGAAAGGCTGTAGCCTTCAAATCCAAAACCATCTGGCCCGCAATTCGCCGAAATGCCTGCCTCCGAAAACCGACCCAGCACCGTATCTGGTAAAGATTCTCCGGTTCTCGGGGTTGTGGAGAGAGTAGGGAGGGTCTCGGTCTGCATCGGGGTGCGTATTAAATATAGATTTAGATGGGTGGAAAGTTGTAAAGATCTAGAGTTTTGAGCGGGGGAGCTGCGTGAGTGCAAGTTTTTATTTAAATTTTCTTGAGAATTGCGGAATGCCGCACTTCCTACGGAAGCTCCGAGCTAGGACGGAATGGTCGATCCCAGCGTGGAAGTTCCCGGGTCGAAGGACCGAATTGCAGGGTGACGACGGATCTCGTCGTCGATGAAAGTCCGCCGGGTGCTTTCACGATTGTTGATCAGCTCAACCCCCGAGTATAGTCGTGAGAACATATCGGACATGCGGAAGGCGAAAATCTGGGGATCCGTTTCCATGATGATGGAAGGCACGCTGCAGGGGGTCGTATTCCCGCGGGTGCGGTGGCGAATGATTAGAATATCCTCGGGAGAGGAAATTCCCAGCTCGGTGAGCGAACGCTCCAGATCGGGCATCATATGTTCGTCGTTGACGATGAGGGCGTCGGGCTTCTCATTCCCCGAAGTCCAGATTTCGCGGAATTCCGTCGATCCCGCCCGTGGAGTTTCCGGGTGGATGTCGTGCTTGATCCATTCGCGGCGAAGATTCTCCGGATAGCACCGGACTAGTTGATCGAGGTGAGGGGGTAGGACGCCCTTCTCGGTGGATTCTACCCAACCCATGTAGGCGATTCTGCGACGTCCGAAATCGAGCAAGGTGCGCACGGCTCGCTGGGTATCCGAGGCGTCGTCGGTGGCGACGCTGTAGTGAAACTTGTGATTGGAACCGATCACCGGGATGCCTTGTTTCTGGAGCTTATGAATCCACTGGTCGTCGGAACTTACGGACAGGGCGATCACCCCGGCCAGCCGATTGGCTTCGATGTCGGCGATGAAGTCGAGTGAGGTCAGGTTGCTGTCCGGAACGGAGCCCGGTTCGGATTCTCCGATCGAGACACGGGAGGGAATTCTGTTTTCCCGTAAATATTTGCGAAGATGGTAGATCACGCTTCGATGGAAAAGACTGTGGCTGGTCGGGGAGAAAACGTTCATTTCGCAGATGATGCCGACCCAGTTGCCTCCGAGGGGATTCAGCACGGTTGTACCGACGGCGCGTTGGCGCTGGATCACCCCACCTTCCTGTAGCACCTTCAACGCCTCGCGAATGGTCATGAAGTGAACGTTGAAACGCTCCGCCAGTTGCAATTCGGTGGGGAGCTTGTCGCCCGGACCTTTCGTTTCGCGAATCTCGGTGAGCAGTTGCTGCGCTATCTGGCGGTACTTGGTGCGGGAAGGCTCTTTCATACGAATAAGTATCGTAAGAATATAGATTCTCTTGACAATCGAATAAAAACTCTAGAAGAAGAGAGTAGTAATTATCTGAACCGGTCCGAATCGGACTCAACCTCAACACCCTGATAGCCCTATGAAAAATTTATCTCTTGCACTCTGCTTTTTCTTCTTCGCGGGAGGGCAACTGACCGCAGAGTCATATCTTTGGACAGGAGCCGCCGACACGAATTGGAACAATACTGCAAACTGGAGTCCTTCGGGAGTGCCGAATGGAAATTCGGATATTTCACAGTTCGGTGACTTCGGAGAATCGCCTTTAACCGTGGGGATCAGCGGGTCTAGCCCGCGTTCTTACATGTACTTCGGCGATTTGTCGGTCACTTCGGCCGCTCAGGCTGATTTGACCTTCAACGCACCGAACGATTCGGTTGTGAACAACATCACATTGGCGAGTGGAGGTGGTTACTCCACGGTAATGCTTACGGGATCGAATCGCTTGCGTCAGTCCAGTTTGAGTATGACTTACGACATCGGCCTGGGAAAGAGACTGGTGACCACTCAATCTTTTACGAGTACCGGAGGGAATGCTCGCGAGATCGATAAGATCGGAGGGGGAACCTTCGACTTTCAGGGCGATTCCATCGGAATTGCATGGGGAGACAATGACAACCGTTCGTCTTCGATAAGCATCTCGGAAGGGACAATGGCTTTCCATGAGGGAGTCGGGCAGACGGTGAGCTACGTTTCTTCCGCCACGGCCGGTCGCCAGCCGACACTGACGATCGGATCGCAGGGGACACTGGTGATGGATGTCGGGACGGGAGGTGACCTGATCGAATATGTCCGTGCGACGGGTCTGGCTACGACGGAAGCCTACAGTTTGGATTGGTTGGTTGTCGAAGAAGGGGCCTCGTTGGATTTGAACCCAATCGCTGGCTTCTCCGAAGACAATTGGTATTCACTCTTTCGCAATCTCTCGTCGGCACCCGAGCACGAATTCGATGTGATCGGGTTGGAGCCGGGGCAAACGGCATCCTTTCGACTCAACGAATATGATCCGGGTCTATACGATTATCAGGTAATGGTGACAAGTATTCCGGAAAGCTCGCAGATCTCTTTCATTTTCGGGGGAATGGTGCTCATGATGACGGGTTTACGTCGATCTTTCTCTTTGCGAAGAGCGAAGTCCGAACGGTCCCATCGATAGTGCATCTCCGATTTTTGGAATCGATGAAGCGCGGGATGCTTATGCCGAAGAAGCGAGAGGCTGTTTGGATTTTATGGTTTATAATGGGGTCCGTTGCGGTTGCCGGGGATTTCTATGTCAGTTCGAGTGTCGGAGACGATTCGTTTCCGGGGAGCGAACAGCAACCGTTTCGAACCATTCAAAGGGCCATGACCGAAGTAGATGGGGCTGGAGGGACGGTTCACCTCATGCCGAACGAAATTTTCCGGGAAAAAATCAATATACGTTCGGGAGGTACGGAAACCCACCCGTTAATCATCGAGGGGAATGGTGCCGTCGTTCATCTCGGTCGTAATGTGTCGAACGGTCCTTGGACTAAAATTGGCGAGGAATATCGATTGGAGCAAGAGGTGCCGCCGCATCAACGCCATTATACGACCTCGCCTCTTTTTATCGACGGGTTGCCTGTCTGGGCTGAGCATCCGAAAGGGCTTGGCAAGCCGGCTTGGCACGGCGGTTCTCTTCGTTACGATGAAGCTGGGAAGATGGTCGTCAGGTTTCCGAAAGGCCTATCACCCGAGAATTCTTCGATTGTTCTGGTTGGACGCGATCTGGACCCGGTTGTTCATGGGTCCGGAGGAAAGCACGTGATCATTCGCGATCTAACCGTGGCCTTTGCGGGGAATGACGGGTTCAACTTTCACAATCGCTGTATTGGGTTTAAATTGGTGCGAGTTCGAGCATTGTTTAATGGAGATCAAGGGATTAGCTCGCATGGTGAAAGCGAGGTTGTCGTCGAACTGTCTGAAGTGGCGTTCAATGGATCGCAGTCGGCGGGCGTTGTGGATATCAATAACGCTCGGACCGGCTACCGGGACCTGTTGAATCATCAAAATCGGAATGCAGGCTTTCTGTTGAAGGGAAGTCGTCATCGTTTGGAGGCCGTAGTTTCTTTCGGGAATCCTGGGGGGGACTTACCAGAAGAAACCGATTCCGTGGTCCTCGTTGATTGCAGTGCAGGAGTGGAAAAGCTGCCAAAACATTTCCCCGAGTGGGGGAGTCCTGAGGACTTAAGTAACCGAATGGCGCGGTTCGAAGAATTGATGCCCGTCGACTGAATTGTCGGAGAGGTAGGCAGACATATACCAGATGCGACATTCCATGTTGGGAATCCAATCCAGACGTCATTCAGGTTTTACGTTGATCGAGTTGCTCGCAGTGTTGGCTGTGATCGCGATTCTCGCAGGGTTGATTTATGTGGGAGTGGGTAAGGTTCTTCAATCGGCTCGCACGACTCAGCTCTCGTCCCATATGCGCAACGTGCATATGGGATTGATGTCTTATGTTGCCGAGAATAAAGGTGTTTTTCCCGGCGCTGCAGGGCATGTGAATACTCCGGGAGACAATTCATGGCAGGCTGCCGTTGCCCCTTATTTGGGGGAAGGCTCGATCAGTCCACAGAATTGGTATAGTGCCAAGGTGATCGAAAATTCCGTTTTCCACGACCCTTTGGATACTAGTCTGAAAACGTCGGGAAGTGAGCGTCCTATTCGAAATATCGCGATCAATGGTATGTCGGGAGAAGGAGATATTCCGACGGGAGTGACCAATCGGAGAGCGAATACAATTGAGTTCCCCGCCCGTTTGATGGCCCTGACCACGGGCATTTCCTCGAAGTATGGCGATGAGTTCTCGAAAGGGGGAATGCGAGTTAACCATAACTATTACAAAGACGAAATCTTCGTGGATCAATTGACCCGCATCCCAGGCGAGTATTATTGTGTCTTTGTCGACGGTCATTTGGAAGTGCGGACACTCGACGAGATGTTGGAAGAGGCGAGCTTGGGGGCGAATTCGGTTTTCTTCGATCCCGCAGGGAGCAATGGCAAGGGATGGCCTTGAGTCGGTAACTTGCCGAGGTTGTTCTGGCAGCACTTGAAATTCCCGTTCTCGGGGGTTACGCCAGTGATCCCTGCTTCCTGAATTGCAGTGGGGTCGTGTCGGTGCGTTTTTTAAACCAGCTGTTGAAGTGGGCCGGCGAGGAGAATCCGAGGGCGTAAGCAATGGCTTTTATACTGTCTTGATCCGCGAGGAGGGCGTCTTGGGCCGTGCGGAGGCGTCGGGTGTCGATGTGCTGGAAGATTGTGCGGCCCGTTTCGGCGACCATGAGGCGATCGAGATGGTTCGGGCTGACGGCTACTTCTTGGGCGATGCTGCGGGCGGAGACGCCTTTTCCGAGATCGCGGGTCATTGCGGTGTTGATGATCTCCAGGGCCCGCATCACTTGGGGGTGCTCCTGATTCATCGTCTGCGGGCGGACTCCGTGCTCATGAAGAATGCCCGCCAGTTCGATGAGAAAGGTTCGGAGGGCGTTCTGCGAGAGAAGGTAGTCCCGCATGTCGATTACCTGGTTGGAGAGTAGAAAGCCGGAGCCGATGTGCTTCTCCGTCAACCGGAGGACTTGGCGCGCTTCCTTCTCGAGCTGTGGATGGGATTTCGCCGGGAAGGCTAAGGGCAGTCCCTCATCGTAGAGGGCTTCTCCGGTCGGGAGCTGGAAACGGAAACCGATGGAGAGGAGTTCGCAGTCCGAAGTGAACCGTTGCCAGCGTTTCCCTTGCTTGAAGATCAACCACTCGCCCGCTTGCGCCTGGACCCGACGCGACTTGCCCTGATCGACCTCGGCCATGCCTTTGAGGACGAGAGCGGCGGTTTGAAAGTGATAGGTTTGGCTTGTGGGTGAGTCGGGTATATCGAGGCGTTTCCGGTAGGCCCATAAGAGCTGGATACGCATGCTCGTCCATTGATCGAGTCGGAATTCGGGAAAGCCAGGGGAGTCCATTCGGGAAAAGTGCTAGAGTGAGATATTGATATAAAATGTGAAATTCTTGATAGTGTGTCGAATTGATTCCCACTTCGTTTTCTCGAACCTAGATGGCATGAATTCCAAACTTTTTTCCGAAGAACACAAAGCCGATGTCTGCGTCGTAGGTGGCGGTATGACCGGTCTCATCGCCGCCGTGGCCGCAGCCCGTCGTGGAGCGCAGGTTGTCTTAATCCATGATCGTCCGGTTCTCGGAGGCAACGCCTCGTCGGAAGTCCGAATGTGGATCTGCGGAGCGCATGGGCATGATCGGAAGGAGACTGGGATTCTGGAAGAAATTCAGCTCCTGAATCTATCGCGCAACCCGAAAGGCAACTACTCCGTTTGGGACAGTGTTCTTTTCGAGTTCGCCAAGATGACCCCGGGATTGACGACGCTTTTGAACTGCAGTTGCAACGACGTGACCATGGACGGCGACCGCATTACCGGTGTCAACGCATGGCAGCTCACGACCCAAACCTGGCATTCGGTGAAGGCCGACATTTTCATCGATTGCTCGGGGGACTCGATTTTGGCGCCACTCACCGGTGCAGAGGTACGCTGGGGTCGGGAGTCCCGTGAGGAAACGGGCGAGCCGATCGCGCCCCTGAAGTCGGATTTGAAGACCATGGGGAACACCATTCTTCTGCAGCTGGAAGAAACGAATGAGCCTCAGGAGTTTACCCCTCCGGAATGGGCTTATGTTTTTGACGACGAGTCGAACCTTCCCTCACGCGTCGGGAGTGGTTTCGGGCACAACTTCTGGTGGTTGGAGATCGGGGGCCTTCAGGACACGATTCGCGATTCTGAGGTGATCTATGAGGAGTTGGTCAAGGCTGCGTGGGGCGTCTGGGACTACATGAAGAACCGGGGTCCGCAGGCCGAAAAGCTGAAAAACTGGCGTCTCGGTTGGTTGGGCTCTCTGCCCGGCAAGCGGGAGAATCGCCGGTATGTGGGACCTCACGTCCTGACCCAGATGGACGTGGAATCCGAGGGGCAGTTTGATGACATCGTCGGGTACGGCGGGTGGAGTATGGATGACCATCACCCGGCGGGTATCTACTATCCGGGCAAGGCGACGATCTTTCATCCAGCTCCCTCTCCCTACGGTATTCCGTTTCGCTGTTTGTATTCGAAATCCATCCCCAACTTGCTCTGTGCAGGGCGAAACATTTCGGCGACGCATGCGGCCCTTTCCTCCACTCGGGTGATGGCAACCTGTTCGATTCTCGGTCAGGCGGTCGGCACGGCGGCCGCAATTTGTGTGGAGGACGGTTGTCTTCCGGCCGAAGTGAGTGCGAGCAAAGTCGATCGGTTGCAGTCTCAACTCATGGAGGATGATTGTTGGCTACCAGGCCGCACCCGTGAAGTTTCGCCTTTGATGAAGGCGGCCAAGCTATCGGCTTCGAGCGGGCAAGATCCTGCGGTGCTTCTCGACGGGCATGAGAGAGAGCCGGACAAAGAAGTCCACGCTTGGACGGGTCCCTTTGGTGCTTCCGTGGAGATGCAGTGGGAGGCCCCGCAGGAGATCGAATGCCTGCGTTTGGTCTTCGACAGTGACCTCCGTAACGACAAACGGATGCTCTGCCGCTACGGATTGAAGGATAAGCCCATGCAAGTCCCGGAGACGATGGTTCGCGAGTTTAGCATTTCGGTGAAGACCTCCGAGGACGACTGGACCGAGCTCCATCGGATTCAGGATAACGCCCGTCGCCTTTGGGTTCTTCCAGTGGGGCAAAAAGTAGTCGGAATCCGCTGGACAGGAGATTCTTCCTGGGGGGATCCTGAACTACGTCTCTATAGTCTGGAAGCGTCTTCCACGCCTATGCCTTTGACGAAAACGCATGAGACCGGCAAACGCTGGACCGAGGTCGTGGGTGCGCTTCCGGCTGCAGATTTGGCCGAACCCGACCACGGGCTGGAAAACAAAGGTCGTGGCACTTCACGGGTGGGGGCGTAGGAACACTGGGCAGGCCGAGTCTTTCTCAGGAATTTCGGATAGTGAAAATCAATCGAACCCCTTTTCGTAATTCGTGAAGGAGCAGCCTCCCGAACCGCGCCTGCGGGATGTGCGGTACGGAGAAATTGTTTGGCCTGGGTGTCGAGCCGGAAAAGTGAGGAATCTTCAAAGTAGCGCGAGCTTCCAGCTCTCGCACGTTGGAGCGGATCCAGTCTTTGGCAAAGGCGGACAGTCACAAAGTGCCCGGTCTCAGGACTCGACTTTTGACATCGTCCGCCCGTGCATCAGTCTGCTGCGGAAATGCAGCAATCCATCGAGTCCATCGTCCAGCACGCCACTGGAGCAGTCCGGGTAGAGGAATCCAGTGTCCTGCAAACGCTCTGGAGCGGCTATGGTTCGATTGTGCGTTATCGAGTCGAGGGCGCAAAGGTGCCTTCGGTGATCGTGAAGCACGTTTCGCCCCCGAGCGATGCGACTCATCCACGGGGTTGGAATACGGATATTTCGCATCGGCGGAAGCTGCATTCCTATGAAGTAGAAACGACTTGGTATCGGGACTTCGCCAACCGATGTCGCGAAAATTGCCGGGTGCCGCATTGTTGGGCGGTCGTGAAAGACGGGGATGAGGTGGT contains these protein-coding regions:
- a CDS encoding type II secretion system protein, which codes for MLGIQSRRHSGFTLIELLAVLAVIAILAGLIYVGVGKVLQSARTTQLSSHMRNVHMGLMSYVAENKGVFPGAAGHVNTPGDNSWQAAVAPYLGEGSISPQNWYSAKVIENSVFHDPLDTSLKTSGSERPIRNIAINGMSGEGDIPTGVTNRRANTIEFPARLMALTTGISSKYGDEFSKGGMRVNHNYYKDEIFVDQLTRIPGEYYCVFVDGHLEVRTLDEMLEEASLGANSVFFDPAGSNGKGWP
- a CDS encoding helix-turn-helix transcriptional regulator — protein: MDSPGFPEFRLDQWTSMRIQLLWAYRKRLDIPDSPTSQTYHFQTAALVLKGMAEVDQGKSRRVQAQAGEWLIFKQGKRWQRFTSDCELLSIGFRFQLPTGEALYDEGLPLAFPAKSHPQLEKEARQVLRLTEKHIGSGFLLSNQVIDMRDYLLSQNALRTFLIELAGILHEHGVRPQTMNQEHPQVMRALEIINTAMTRDLGKGVSARSIAQEVAVSPNHLDRLMVAETGRTIFQHIDTRRLRTAQDALLADQDSIKAIAYALGFSSPAHFNSWFKKRTDTTPLQFRKQGSLA
- a CDS encoding FAD-dependent oxidoreductase — encoded protein: MNSKLFSEEHKADVCVVGGGMTGLIAAVAAARRGAQVVLIHDRPVLGGNASSEVRMWICGAHGHDRKETGILEEIQLLNLSRNPKGNYSVWDSVLFEFAKMTPGLTTLLNCSCNDVTMDGDRITGVNAWQLTTQTWHSVKADIFIDCSGDSILAPLTGAEVRWGRESREETGEPIAPLKSDLKTMGNTILLQLEETNEPQEFTPPEWAYVFDDESNLPSRVGSGFGHNFWWLEIGGLQDTIRDSEVIYEELVKAAWGVWDYMKNRGPQAEKLKNWRLGWLGSLPGKRENRRYVGPHVLTQMDVESEGQFDDIVGYGGWSMDDHHPAGIYYPGKATIFHPAPSPYGIPFRCLYSKSIPNLLCAGRNISATHAALSSTRVMATCSILGQAVGTAAAICVEDGCLPAEVSASKVDRLQSQLMEDDCWLPGRTREVSPLMKAAKLSASSGQDPAVLLDGHEREPDKEVHAWTGPFGASVEMQWEAPQEIECLRLVFDSDLRNDKRMLCRYGLKDKPMQVPETMVREFSISVKTSEDDWTELHRIQDNARRLWVLPVGQKVVGIRWTGDSSWGDPELRLYSLEASSTPMPLTKTHETGKRWTEVVGALPAADLAEPDHGLENKGRGTSRVGA
- a CDS encoding GntR family transcriptional regulator; the protein is MKEPSRTKYRQIAQQLLTEIRETKGPGDKLPTELQLAERFNVHFMTIREALKVLQEGGVIQRQRAVGTTVLNPLGGNWVGIICEMNVFSPTSHSLFHRSVIYHLRKYLRENRIPSRVSIGESEPGSVPDSNLTSLDFIADIEANRLAGVIALSVSSDDQWIHKLQKQGIPVIGSNHKFHYSVATDDASDTQRAVRTLLDFGRRRIAYMGWVESTEKGVLPPHLDQLVRCYPENLRREWIKHDIHPETPRAGSTEFREIWTSGNEKPDALIVNDEHMMPDLERSLTELGISSPEDILIIRHRTRGNTTPCSVPSIIMETDPQIFAFRMSDMFSRLYSGVELINNRESTRRTFIDDEIRRHPAIRSFDPGTSTLGSTIPS